Genomic segment of Streptomyces longhuiensis:
CGACTCGTCCGTGGCGATCACGCTGGAGGCGGGCGTCTCGCTCGGCGCGATGCCCCTCCACCTGTTCGGCACCGAGGAGCAGAAGGCCGAATGGCTGCCGCGGCTGTGCTCCGGCGAGATCCTCGGCGCGTTCGGTCTGACCGAGCCCGACGGCGGCTCGGACGCCGGCGCGACCCGTACGACGGCGCGGGTCGACGAGGCGACCGGCGAGTGGGTGATCAACGGCACGAAGTGCTTCATCACCAACTCCGGTACGGACATCACCGGTCTGGTCACGGTCACGGCGGTCACCGGCCGCTCCCCCGAGGGCAAGCCGCAGATCTCCTCGATCATCGTGCCGTCCGGCACGCCGGGCTTCACGGTGGCGGCGCCGTACTCGAAGGTCGGCTGGAACGCGTCGGACACGCGTGAGCTGCACTTCGACGACGTGCGGGTCCCCGCGGCGAACCTGCTCGGCGAACAGGGCCGCGGATTCGCCCAGTTCCTGCGGATCCTGGACGAGGGCCGCATCGCGATCGCCGCACTGGCGACCGGTCTGGCGCAGGGCTGCGTGGACGAGTCGGTGAAGTACGCCAAGGAGCGGCACGCGTTCGGCCGCAACATCGGCTCGTACCAGGCGATCCAGTTCAAGATCGCCGACATGGAGATGAAGGCGCACACGTCCCGCCTCGCGTGGCGTGACGCGGCCTCGCGGCTGGTGAGCGGGGAGCCGTTCAAGAAGGAGGCGGCGCTCGCCAAGCTCTACTCGTCGACGATCGCGGTCGACAACGCGCGTGAGGCCACGCAGATCCACGGTGGCTACGGCTTCATGAACGAGTACCCGGTGGCCCGCATGTGGCGCGACTCCAAGATCCTCGAGATCGGCGAGGGCACGAGCGAGGTGCAGCGCATGCTGATCGCGCGGGAGCTGGGCCTGACGGGCTGAGAGGGCGGCGGACGAGGGGGCCCTCTGGACAACACCTTAGGTTAGGTTAACCTAAGCCAGAATCCGGCCAGCGGCCCTCCGTTCGTCACGAAAGCAGCCACTGTCATGCCCAATGCCCGTCTCTCCACCCCTTCCCGTCGCGGCATCCTCGCCGCGGGCGGCGCCCTCGGCCTCGGAGCCGCGCTCGCCGCCTGCGGCAGCGATTCCAAGGACAGCGGCTCGGGCGCCAAGTCGGGCAGCGCCAAGTCCGGCCCCTGGTCCTTCAAGGACGACCGCGGCACGACCGCGAAGGCCGACAAGGTCCCGGCGAACGTCGTCGCCTTCACCAGCGTCGCCGCCGCCCTGTGGGACTACGGCATCGAGTGCAAGGGCGTCTTCGGCCCGACGAAGACCTCGGACGGCAAGGCCGACGTCCAGGCCGGCGACATCGACG
This window contains:
- a CDS encoding acyl-CoA dehydrogenase family protein translates to MDHRLSSEHEELRRTVEEFAHDVVAPKIGDFYERHEFPYEIVREMGRMGLFGLPFPEEYGGMGGDYLALGIALEELARVDSSVAITLEAGVSLGAMPLHLFGTEEQKAEWLPRLCSGEILGAFGLTEPDGGSDAGATRTTARVDEATGEWVINGTKCFITNSGTDITGLVTVTAVTGRSPEGKPQISSIIVPSGTPGFTVAAPYSKVGWNASDTRELHFDDVRVPAANLLGEQGRGFAQFLRILDEGRIAIAALATGLAQGCVDESVKYAKERHAFGRNIGSYQAIQFKIADMEMKAHTSRLAWRDAASRLVSGEPFKKEAALAKLYSSTIAVDNAREATQIHGGYGFMNEYPVARMWRDSKILEIGEGTSEVQRMLIARELGLTG